One part of the Acinetobacter sp. XS-4 genome encodes these proteins:
- a CDS encoding uroporphyrinogen-III synthase, with translation MLFINTRPDSRATELTEVLQNKGFQVESLPLLELVAKPFSEHLLQLYQHLVKAQVIVVVSPTAVDVGMKYLAQSGLKLAALKHIQWIAVGQSTANCLNEYGIEAHIPDVETSEGMLNLPILHNMKQAGSIAFWRGEGGRQFMMETLQQQGIQILNFVLYHRQCPEASYSTFKHLTQNSNYNLNKWLVLITSEASWKYWLELCSKNNVQPDCVYLVLGPRLFQIVKEYRDQQQAYFHIIQLENLSPSGMIHHIQAL, from the coding sequence ATGTTGTTTATTAATACTCGACCTGATTCTCGTGCAACTGAACTAACAGAAGTTTTGCAAAATAAGGGATTTCAGGTTGAGTCTTTACCTCTTTTAGAACTCGTTGCCAAACCTTTTTCTGAACATTTACTTCAGCTTTACCAACACTTGGTTAAGGCTCAAGTTATTGTTGTCGTTAGTCCAACCGCTGTTGATGTGGGGATGAAGTATTTGGCACAAAGCGGCTTAAAACTAGCTGCCTTAAAACATATTCAGTGGATTGCCGTTGGACAGTCAACGGCCAATTGTCTAAATGAATATGGAATAGAAGCACATATTCCAGATGTTGAAACCTCAGAAGGGATGTTGAATCTACCTATTCTTCATAACATGAAGCAAGCTGGTAGCATCGCTTTTTGGCGAGGAGAGGGTGGACGTCAATTTATGATGGAAACTTTGCAGCAGCAAGGCATTCAGATTTTAAATTTCGTTTTATATCATCGGCAATGCCCAGAAGCCTCATATTCTACATTCAAACATCTGACACAGAATTCAAATTATAATTTAAACAAATGGCTAGTCTTAATTACCAGTGAGGCCAGCTGGAAATATTGGTTAGAGCTTTGTTCAAAAAATAATGTGCAACCTGATTGTGTATATTTGGTTTTAGGACCACGACTTTTTCAAATTGTTAAAGAATATCGCGATCAACAACAGGCTTATTTTCACATTATTCAACTTGAAAATTTATCGCCTTCGGGGATGATTCATCACATTCAGGCATTATAA
- the phoU gene encoding phosphate signaling complex protein PhoU, with protein sequence MSPSNPVLTHHISSQFNEDLQDVNTKFMTMGGLVEQQVANAIHSLLDTDANLAIDVQFKDNAVNQYERDIDEGLTLILARRHPAAIDLRMVIAMSKANTDLERIGDEAAKIARIAQNLCEEGGSPRGYMETRHIGNQVRVMIHDALDAFARLDADQALRVLLADADIDREYQSATRTLMTYMIEDPRHIARVINVMWVLRSLERIGDHARNIAEQVIYMAKGFDARHTKIEEIEAKVHEK encoded by the coding sequence TTGAGTCCAAGTAATCCGGTGTTAACCCATCATATTTCTTCTCAATTTAATGAAGATTTGCAAGATGTAAACACAAAGTTTATGACCATGGGTGGCTTGGTCGAACAACAGGTCGCTAATGCAATTCATTCTTTACTTGATACCGACGCTAATTTAGCGATTGATGTTCAATTTAAAGATAATGCAGTCAATCAATATGAACGTGATATTGATGAAGGCTTGACGCTAATTTTGGCGCGTCGTCATCCAGCAGCGATTGACTTGCGTATGGTTATTGCCATGAGCAAAGCCAATACTGACCTTGAGCGTATTGGTGACGAAGCTGCAAAAATTGCCCGTATTGCGCAGAACCTTTGTGAAGAGGGTGGTTCGCCTCGTGGCTACATGGAAACACGTCATATTGGTAATCAGGTTCGTGTCATGATTCATGATGCACTTGATGCTTTTGCACGTTTAGATGCAGACCAAGCTTTGCGTGTGCTTTTAGCTGATGCTGACATTGACCGTGAATATCAGTCAGCAACGCGTACATTAATGACCTATATGATTGAAGATCCACGCCATATTGCACGTGTTATTAATGTTATGTGGGTTCTACGTTCTTTAGAGCGTATTGGGGATCATGCACGTAACATTGCTGAGCAAGTCATTTATATGGCAAAAGGCTTTGATGCTCGTCATACTAAAATTGAAGAAATTGAAGCTAAAGTTCACGAAAAGTAA
- a CDS encoding thioesterase family protein, translating to MKELSVYPIIYEQKVAWGDMDAFGHVNNVQYYRYIESSRILYMEAINILTPQLYTVVASSQCKYLKPVFYPDELKVGVRVEELRNSAFRMAYILWSEAQQQIVATGEAVMVCVDKLTERKCEIPQEIKQKIIELEKTVGHDLIHLS from the coding sequence ATGAAAGAACTGTCTGTCTACCCGATAATATATGAACAGAAAGTAGCGTGGGGAGATATGGACGCTTTCGGTCATGTCAATAATGTACAATATTATCGATATATTGAAAGCTCACGTATTTTATATATGGAAGCTATAAATATATTAACGCCGCAATTATATACCGTTGTAGCTTCAAGTCAGTGTAAATATTTAAAGCCAGTTTTTTATCCAGATGAATTGAAAGTCGGTGTTCGCGTGGAAGAGCTCCGTAATAGTGCATTCCGTATGGCTTATATATTATGGAGTGAGGCACAACAACAAATCGTGGCTACTGGTGAAGCTGTTATGGTCTGCGTAGATAAATTAACAGAACGAAAATGTGAAATACCTCAGGAAATAAAACAAAAAATTATTGAGCTAGAAAAAACAGTTGGCCATGACTTAATACATTTATCTTAA
- the hemC gene encoding hydroxymethylbilane synthase produces MKTLKIATRQSPLALWQAEYIRARLQELHPDLTVELVKFVTQGDKILDTPLAKIGGKGLFVKELEAALLDGRADLAVHSMKDVPMALPDGLTLAVICEREDPLDAFVSNQFEKFADLPQGAKVGTSSLRRKSQILKQRPDLQIIDLRGNVGTRLAKLDDGQYDAIILASAGLKRLGLSERIRHCLAPDISLPAVGQGALGLECRAADQDVLALIQPLLHEETDVCVRAERAFNAYLEGGCQVPIAGYATLQNGQIHIEGRVGSPDGQTLLRAELTDEASNAHQLGENLARNLLDQGAGELLKALY; encoded by the coding sequence ATGAAAACCTTGAAAATTGCTACACGACAAAGCCCACTTGCTCTCTGGCAGGCAGAATATATTCGTGCCCGATTACAGGAGCTTCACCCAGATTTAACGGTGGAGTTGGTTAAATTTGTCACGCAGGGCGATAAAATCTTAGATACTCCTTTAGCAAAAATTGGTGGGAAAGGGCTGTTTGTTAAAGAGTTAGAAGCAGCACTTCTAGATGGGCGTGCAGATTTAGCTGTACATTCAATGAAAGATGTCCCGATGGCTTTGCCAGATGGTTTAACCTTGGCAGTAATTTGTGAACGTGAAGATCCATTAGATGCTTTCGTTTCAAATCAATTTGAAAAATTTGCTGACTTACCTCAAGGTGCAAAAGTTGGTACCTCAAGTTTACGTCGTAAATCTCAAATTTTAAAACAACGTCCTGATTTGCAAATTATTGACTTGCGTGGAAATGTTGGCACACGTTTAGCAAAGCTAGATGATGGTCAATATGATGCTATTATTTTAGCTAGCGCTGGTTTGAAGCGCTTAGGGTTGTCAGAACGTATTCGTCATTGTTTAGCACCAGATATTAGTTTGCCTGCGGTGGGTCAAGGTGCATTGGGCTTGGAATGCCGTGCAGCTGACCAAGATGTATTAGCTTTAATTCAACCATTATTACACGAAGAAACTGATGTTTGTGTACGTGCTGAGCGTGCTTTTAATGCCTATCTTGAAGGTGGTTGTCAGGTTCCAATTGCAGGTTATGCCACACTACAAAATGGACAAATCCATATTGAAGGGCGTGTTGGAAGTCCTGATGGCCAAACGTTACTACGTGCTGAACTGACAGATGAAGCCAGCAATGCTCATCAATTGGGTGAAAACCTTGCTCGAAATTTACTTGACCAAGGCGCGGGCGAGCTATTAAAGGCTCTCTACTAA
- the gspN gene encoding type II secretion system protein N — MKKKSKQWKWWLFALIAFLIFIILQIPATWLISKFSKNNQTLHNVSGNIWQGQADWRRGTLRGSIHWKTRPLDLFLLRFAADVDIHSGNTQLSGVMAYGVGKKVLVRAMNGQIAPETLKQIVNWQWPVNSIQLKDIDFNYKKEQGFAAVDGQLHWGGGALIYNMGDRQDRMNMPSLNGQLTDQNGQLQVDIRDQRSQKMANLLLDANMMLDVQLTQRLLLNIPSYDGKAGLDTFVISSRQPLVQGGS, encoded by the coding sequence ATGAAGAAAAAGTCTAAGCAATGGAAGTGGTGGTTATTTGCACTCATTGCATTTTTAATTTTTATTATTTTACAGATCCCAGCGACTTGGCTTATTTCTAAATTTTCAAAGAATAATCAAACTCTACACAATGTAAGTGGAAATATCTGGCAAGGCCAAGCAGATTGGCGGCGCGGTACTTTGAGAGGTTCTATTCATTGGAAAACTAGACCTCTAGACCTATTTTTATTAAGGTTCGCTGCTGATGTAGATATCCATAGTGGAAATACCCAGTTATCTGGGGTAATGGCCTATGGTGTTGGTAAAAAAGTACTTGTAAGGGCAATGAATGGTCAAATTGCGCCAGAAACATTAAAACAAATTGTGAACTGGCAATGGCCTGTGAACAGCATCCAGTTAAAAGATATTGATTTTAATTATAAAAAAGAGCAAGGTTTTGCTGCAGTTGATGGTCAATTGCATTGGGGTGGCGGTGCTTTAATTTATAATATGGGTGACCGTCAAGACCGGATGAATATGCCTTCTTTAAATGGGCAATTAACGGATCAAAATGGACAATTACAAGTTGATATACGTGATCAACGCAGTCAAAAAATGGCAAACCTTTTATTAGATGCCAATATGATGCTTGATGTGCAGCTTACGCAAAGATTATTACTGAATATCCCGTCTTATGATGGAAAAGCTGGTTTAGATACATTTGTCATTAGTTCTCGCCAACCTTTAGTACAAGGGGGTAGCTAA
- a CDS encoding LytTR family DNA-binding domain-containing protein, with product MKVLICDDEPLAVERLSRLVSKMGHEVVSTAQHGQEALEQARLHQPDVILLDIQMPGMNGLVCAEQISQLHPRPAIVFCTAYDQHALEAFKSQAQAYLLKPIDPQELEQVFSQLTQLTQAQLNALPQHDFLHDLKTQRHQIAAKTYRGVELIPVENIYYFLADQKYVTVRHQNGSVLIDETLKELETEFADQFIRIHRNALVAVAYLDGLELVSSGQYQVRLRGLDERLSVSRRHLSMLRERIHQL from the coding sequence ATGAAGGTGCTGATTTGTGATGACGAACCACTTGCAGTGGAGCGATTATCACGTTTAGTTTCAAAGATGGGACATGAAGTTGTATCAACGGCTCAGCATGGACAAGAAGCCTTGGAACAGGCGCGGCTTCATCAACCGGATGTAATTTTACTTGATATTCAAATGCCAGGTATGAATGGTCTTGTCTGTGCGGAACAGATAAGTCAGCTACATCCTCGACCTGCGATTGTATTCTGTACGGCCTATGATCAACATGCATTGGAAGCATTTAAGTCTCAAGCTCAAGCTTATCTTCTTAAACCAATTGATCCTCAAGAACTTGAACAAGTTTTTAGTCAATTGACTCAGCTTACTCAAGCACAGCTTAATGCCTTGCCACAACATGATTTTTTGCATGATCTAAAAACACAGCGACATCAAATTGCTGCAAAAACCTATCGTGGGGTTGAGCTGATTCCTGTTGAAAATATTTATTATTTTTTAGCCGATCAAAAATATGTCACGGTGCGTCATCAAAATGGCAGTGTATTAATTGATGAAACTTTAAAAGAGCTTGAAACCGAATTTGCAGATCAATTCATTCGTATTCATCGAAATGCATTGGTTGCAGTTGCATATTTAGATGGACTGGAGCTCGTTAGCTCTGGGCAATATCAGGTTCGTTTACGTGGACTAGATGAACGACTTTCAGTGAGCCGTCGACATTTATCTATGCTTAGAGAGCGGATTCACCAGCTCTAA
- a CDS encoding H-NS histone family protein has product MKPDISELSVEELKRLQEEAEALIASKKDQAIEDAYNQIIEIAENVGFSVEQLLEFGAQKRKKTTRKSVEPRYRNKNNSEETWTGRGKQPRWLVAEIEKGAKLEDFLI; this is encoded by the coding sequence ATGAAACCGGATATCAGTGAATTATCTGTTGAAGAGTTAAAACGCTTACAAGAAGAAGCGGAAGCTTTAATTGCAAGTAAAAAAGATCAAGCAATCGAAGATGCTTATAATCAAATTATCGAGATCGCTGAAAATGTAGGTTTTAGTGTTGAACAACTTCTTGAGTTTGGCGCTCAAAAGCGTAAGAAAACAACACGTAAATCTGTTGAGCCACGTTACCGCAACAAAAACAATTCTGAAGAGACTTGGACTGGCCGTGGTAAACAACCACGCTGGTTAGTTGCTGAAATTGAAAAAGGCGCAAAACTTGAAGATTTCTTAATCTAA
- a CDS encoding histidine kinase, which produces MWSWWLSKIKKSISLAEAQQTKLFPTAYRNQNSSYFFTKNGRWQHLFELIIASNVLALVLALAEAQSWQALSGGRLLQYIVFINWVILSFFALVERFQGFFSSLRQEFALVIGFVMLQGIVVLTTFMSNFFQFGLLNKHASLTQNWGIYFTNVPLYLSYGILLGAFCLRYLYVREQWLHQQYAELNARIQAMQARIHPHFLFNSLNNVVSLIAIDPDKAESMLISLSRLFRASFQELKLVSLHEEIELSKQYLMIEQVRLGERLKVDWKIELSPVQLKQVTIPLLTLQPLLENSIFHGVEPMMGKATIGVLVEILQNQVSIVITNPYTDDTINSRKGHGIALENVKQRLKAYYGSSVRFQVYKGETLYTTIMSYQYQTK; this is translated from the coding sequence ATGTGGTCATGGTGGCTCAGTAAAATAAAAAAGAGTATATCACTTGCCGAAGCTCAACAAACAAAGTTGTTTCCTACAGCATACCGAAATCAAAATTCTTCCTATTTTTTTACGAAAAACGGGCGTTGGCAACACTTATTCGAATTAATTATCGCAAGTAATGTTTTGGCACTGGTCTTGGCATTGGCTGAAGCGCAGTCTTGGCAAGCATTAAGCGGTGGACGCCTTTTGCAATACATCGTTTTTATTAATTGGGTTATATTGTCATTTTTTGCCTTGGTTGAACGCTTTCAAGGTTTTTTTAGCAGTTTACGTCAAGAATTTGCCTTGGTTATTGGCTTTGTCATGTTGCAAGGTATTGTTGTTTTAACCACATTCATGAGTAATTTTTTTCAGTTTGGTCTTTTAAATAAACATGCTTCTTTGACACAGAACTGGGGCATTTATTTTACCAATGTACCTTTATATTTAAGCTATGGAATATTGCTCGGGGCTTTCTGTTTACGGTATTTATATGTCAGAGAACAATGGTTACATCAGCAATATGCAGAATTAAATGCCCGTATTCAGGCTATGCAAGCGCGAATTCATCCTCATTTTTTATTTAATAGTTTAAATAATGTAGTCAGTTTAATTGCGATAGATCCAGATAAAGCAGAAAGCATGCTCATTAGTCTGTCACGTTTATTTCGTGCCAGCTTCCAAGAATTGAAATTGGTGAGTCTGCATGAAGAAATTGAGCTGAGTAAACAATATTTAATGATTGAGCAGGTGCGTTTGGGGGAGCGTTTAAAAGTAGATTGGAAAATCGAGCTTTCACCTGTGCAACTGAAACAGGTCACCATTCCTTTATTGACATTACAACCTTTGTTAGAGAATAGTATTTTTCATGGGGTAGAACCAATGATGGGTAAGGCAACCATAGGGGTATTGGTTGAAATATTGCAAAATCAGGTCAGTATAGTCATTACCAACCCATATACAGACGATACAATAAATTCAAGGAAAGGGCATGGAATCGCGCTTGAAAATGTAAAACAGCGCCTGAAAGCATATTATGGGAGTTCCGTAAGATTTCAGGTTTATAAAGGTGAAACCTTATATACCACCATTATGAGCTATCAATATCAAACAAAATAA
- a CDS encoding type II secretion system protein N produces MKVWIEKLQHLQWQKLDRLSVVVFAVLVLWLCWKLASLFWWVIAPPQMMQFDRVELGSQQPQIPNISTFSLFNEPSANAAQENVNLELQGVMLGYPNRFSSAVIKLDNTADRYRVGETIGSTSYQLAEVYWDHVILRQGNGSTRELQFKGLPNGLYQPMTPDASQPAATTPQSSAPVNTTQEALGQAIQQMQGNREQYLKDMGVSGNSGEGFEVTERTPTALRNKLGLRPGDRIVSLNGQTVGQGQTDVQLLEQARRAGQVKLEIKRGDQVMTIQQNF; encoded by the coding sequence ATGAAAGTATGGATTGAAAAATTACAGCACCTACAATGGCAAAAACTAGATCGGTTAAGTGTAGTTGTATTTGCCGTTTTAGTTTTATGGCTGTGTTGGAAATTGGCTTCATTGTTTTGGTGGGTGATTGCGCCTCCTCAAATGATGCAGTTTGATCGGGTGGAGTTAGGATCACAGCAACCGCAAATTCCTAACATTAGTACTTTTTCACTTTTTAATGAACCTTCAGCCAATGCAGCTCAGGAAAATGTCAACCTAGAATTACAAGGCGTGATGCTGGGTTATCCGAACCGTTTTTCTTCGGCTGTTATTAAGCTTGATAATACTGCTGACCGGTATCGGGTGGGAGAAACAATAGGGTCTACATCTTACCAACTAGCAGAAGTTTATTGGGATCACGTGATATTGCGTCAAGGTAATGGAAGTACGCGTGAACTTCAGTTTAAAGGTTTGCCAAACGGTTTATATCAACCTATGACGCCAGATGCCTCACAACCAGCTGCGACTACGCCTCAGTCATCGGCACCTGTTAATACGACTCAAGAGGCGTTAGGACAGGCTATTCAGCAAATGCAGGGGAATCGAGAGCAGTACCTCAAAGATATGGGGGTAAGCGGGAACTCAGGCGAAGGTTTTGAAGTTACAGAACGTACACCCACTGCGCTTCGAAATAAGTTAGGTTTAAGGCCGGGTGACCGGATTGTTTCTTTAAATGGTCAAACGGTTGGGCAAGGACAAACGGATGTGCAGTTACTTGAACAGGCTCGTCGAGCTGGGCAAGTGAAATTAGAAATAAAACGTGGTGATCAAGTGATGACCATACAACAAAATTTTTAG
- the argH gene encoding argininosuccinate lyase, protein MTTSSNPPNSVTPDQTSGMWGGRFSEATDAFVAEFTASVQFDQRFYKQDIAGSIAHATMLAKVGVLTEAERDDIIEGLNTIRSEIEAGTFEWRIDLEDVHMNIESRLTQRIGITGKKLHTGRSRNDQVATDIRLYLRDEIDDILKLLERLQKGLLGLAAKNVNAIMPGFTHLQTAQPVTFGHHLLAWFEMLIRDTERLQDCRKRVNRMPLGSAALAGTTYPIDRPYTAELLGFEAVSENSLDAVSDRDFAIEFNAAAALIMMHLSRMSEELILWASAQFKFVNIPDRFCTGSSIMPQKKNPDVPELIRGKSGRVFGDLISLLTLMKGQPLAYNKDNQEDKEPLFDAIDTVRGSLMAFADMIPALVPNIEIMREAALRGFSTATDLADYLVKKGVAFRDAHEIVGKAVALGVAEEKDLSELTLEQLQQFSDLITADVFDKALTLEASVNARDHIGGTSPKQVEAAIARAHTRLEQLYA, encoded by the coding sequence ATGACCACATCTTCAAATCCCCCTAATTCAGTAACCCCAGACCAAACCTCAGGTATGTGGGGTGGTCGTTTTTCTGAAGCGACGGATGCTTTTGTAGCCGAATTTACCGCCTCTGTTCAGTTTGACCAGCGTTTTTATAAACAAGACATCGCGGGTTCCATTGCGCATGCTACCATGCTTGCGAAAGTTGGCGTACTCACAGAAGCAGAACGCGATGACATTATTGAAGGTTTAAACACCATTCGCTCAGAAATTGAGGCTGGTACCTTTGAGTGGCGCATCGATCTTGAAGATGTTCACATGAACATTGAATCACGTTTGACTCAACGTATTGGCATTACAGGTAAAAAACTACATACAGGTCGTAGCCGTAACGATCAGGTTGCAACCGATATTCGTCTTTACCTACGCGACGAAATTGATGATATTTTAAAATTATTAGAACGCTTACAAAAAGGCTTGTTAGGCTTGGCTGCCAAAAATGTAAATGCAATTATGCCGGGCTTCACACACTTACAAACTGCTCAGCCTGTGACTTTCGGCCACCACTTACTGGCTTGGTTTGAAATGTTAATTCGTGACACTGAACGTCTTCAAGATTGTCGTAAGCGCGTTAACCGTATGCCGCTTGGTTCAGCTGCACTTGCTGGTACAACCTACCCGATTGACCGCCCTTACACAGCGGAACTGTTAGGTTTTGAAGCTGTATCTGAAAACTCACTTGATGCAGTATCTGACCGTGACTTTGCAATTGAGTTTAACGCAGCTGCTGCACTGATCATGATGCATTTATCACGTATGTCTGAAGAGCTAATCCTTTGGGCTTCTGCACAGTTCAAATTTGTGAATATTCCCGACCGCTTCTGTACTGGTTCTTCAATCATGCCACAGAAGAAAAATCCGGATGTTCCTGAACTTATTCGTGGTAAATCAGGCCGTGTATTTGGTGACTTAATTAGCTTACTTACGCTCATGAAAGGTCAACCATTGGCGTACAACAAAGATAACCAAGAAGATAAAGAACCTTTATTTGATGCAATCGATACGGTTCGTGGTTCACTCATGGCTTTCGCAGATATGATTCCTGCATTGGTTCCAAATATTGAAATCATGCGTGAAGCTGCACTTCGCGGATTCTCAACAGCAACCGATCTTGCTGACTACCTAGTGAAAAAAGGCGTTGCGTTCCGTGATGCTCATGAAATTGTAGGTAAAGCTGTTGCATTAGGTGTTGCTGAAGAAAAAGATTTATCTGAGTTAACACTTGAGCAATTACAACAATTCTCTGACTTAATTACAGCAGATGTATTTGATAAAGCCTTAACACTAGAAGCTTCTGTAAATGCACGTGATCATATTGGCGGAACTTCACCAAAACAGGTTGAAGCTGCGATTGCCCGTGCCCATACACGTTTAGAACAGTTATACGCTTAA
- a CDS encoding heme biosynthesis protein HemY — translation MKHLLSVYFVISLILFAALALLSYGYGMGYVYIYWRQLQLQSNVWGLTLAFVVMSFIAQLLWLWIKRYSSREQRKSENIFQFKNLHPYEQLGIVWLLEAAEDQRVFIERVFTQSALLKNIIDAKFLVASGDYPKALAALDQSPPMAFELAELERIEIFLAQNEAERALTHLEFLYQHQLSPWLEEIETAYQQRLTALWGQLALQHPWVYLRSMKYGLLDAEHRDLWLQQLLQQFDEASIDDLHALQQRYLDLESEIQTRPYSSKLLWLKLLARIPDMSMQHAALTLHLLKEQFDPEVFYLWFQQQLLKQVPDYADVEEKIIEFENQYMNLPVLTFAKWHVYMATGRQVEAETLLSLYPDNILMSYLRIKSTLKEDEVLIKQLNLIFENDANFLKFKI, via the coding sequence ATGAAACACCTCCTGTCGGTTTATTTCGTAATTAGTTTAATACTCTTTGCCGCTTTAGCTTTATTGAGCTACGGCTATGGAATGGGGTATGTCTATATCTACTGGCGACAATTGCAGTTGCAATCAAATGTCTGGGGTTTAACCCTAGCTTTTGTGGTCATGAGTTTTATTGCACAACTTTTATGGCTTTGGATTAAACGTTATTCCTCTCGAGAACAGAGGAAAAGTGAAAACATTTTCCAGTTTAAAAACCTTCACCCCTATGAACAATTAGGTATCGTCTGGTTATTAGAGGCCGCTGAAGACCAACGTGTATTTATTGAACGTGTTTTTACTCAGTCAGCGCTTTTAAAAAATATCATTGATGCCAAGTTTTTAGTTGCAAGTGGGGATTATCCAAAAGCATTAGCTGCTTTAGATCAATCACCGCCTATGGCATTTGAACTGGCAGAGTTAGAGCGAATCGAAATCTTTTTAGCCCAAAATGAAGCTGAACGTGCATTAACTCATCTTGAGTTTTTATATCAGCATCAGTTATCGCCTTGGCTTGAGGAAATTGAAACTGCCTACCAGCAACGATTAACTGCATTATGGGGGCAATTGGCGCTGCAACACCCATGGGTATATTTACGTTCAATGAAGTATGGTTTGCTAGATGCTGAGCACCGTGATTTATGGTTGCAGCAACTTCTTCAGCAGTTTGATGAAGCTTCTATTGACGACCTACATGCCTTGCAACAACGTTATTTAGATTTAGAGTCTGAGATTCAAACTCGACCTTATAGTAGTAAGTTGTTATGGCTCAAGCTATTGGCGCGTATTCCTGATATGAGCATGCAGCATGCAGCCTTAACACTACACTTATTAAAAGAACAGTTCGATCCAGAAGTGTTTTACCTGTGGTTTCAGCAACAACTGCTGAAACAAGTCCCAGACTATGCAGATGTCGAAGAAAAAATTATTGAATTTGAAAATCAATATATGAATTTGCCAGTTTTAACCTTTGCAAAATGGCATGTCTATATGGCAACTGGACGTCAAGTAGAGGCTGAAACATTATTATCATTATATCCAGATAATATTTTAATGAGCTATTTACGTATTAAGTCTACGCTTAAAGAAGATGAAGTGTTAATCAAACAGTTAAACCTAATCTTTGAAAATGATGCGAATTTTTTAAAATTTAAAATATGA
- a CDS encoding oxidative damage protection protein, with product MSRQVFCRKYQKEMEGLDFAPFPGAKGQDFFENVSKQAWQEWLQHQTTLINEKRLNVFEPDAKKFLEEQREKFFNNDESVEKAEGWKPE from the coding sequence ATGAGTCGACAAGTATTTTGCCGCAAATATCAAAAGGAAATGGAAGGTCTAGACTTTGCTCCTTTTCCGGGTGCTAAAGGCCAAGATTTTTTTGAAAATGTTTCTAAGCAAGCATGGCAAGAATGGTTACAACACCAAACTACGCTGATTAATGAAAAACGCTTAAACGTGTTTGAACCAGATGCGAAGAAGTTCCTTGAAGAACAACGTGAGAAGTTCTTTAATAATGATGAAAGCGTAGAAAAAGCTGAAGGCTGGAAACCAGAATAA